One window of the Salvia miltiorrhiza cultivar Shanhuang (shh) chromosome 6, IMPLAD_Smil_shh, whole genome shotgun sequence genome contains the following:
- the LOC130989574 gene encoding uncharacterized protein LOC130989574 isoform X2: protein MKMSGVTCFQSAVFTLRTVYPNAVIWSEENLVAVACGAAVIILNPHNPKVRGVIVVPSSKRFPTGKIDDDGRGADLLNGCLLPYHLSRETRPCARSISWSPAGLASNAGCLLAVCTTGGHVKVYRRPHCSLEWVEVVNISEALYNYYKNTNFGEFQIVPSEGSDVIPRQDTADHKCTYGTFFRKSHKHRRQKAADIVTEDHGNLGEKNTWQIVPVSFYEGKPSEEVTEECLPLISAQQYASRNEMLMSLIVAWSPILETSGNNVGLPSSSSNCCSILAVGGKCGRISLWRVRAPECYSSDNAGHSGEVSLVGLVKAHDSWITAISWVGYGSNVSKAQFALATGSSDGSVKIWLVNGENLLKASEVSNDSLSLLKEVVTVDSSMISVLSLTVPAQSPWKLFLAIGKASGFLELWTVDTSIDKFNNVGCYNAHDRTVAGLAWAFDGCCLYSCSQNNSLKSWVFFGDTLSEVPVPSSSPGLKSSADFAHALDSCFGLAISPGNLAVAVVRSYDVDLLDPMYEGRSHKASVEFLWVGGQQLDPSVITSSEMKNETFIGFPEKELIWWEKNILWCLNQYENLNRLLNILDIVAALRAFKQSSPKYVEHLLLKWLASCLGSEFEISCKLLSEAFKLLPMLSSRKLHLINIISRQVMLKEFTTESMSGKEHVLDLEGLSGDKKEHINLWMDLLLSCENELLLRLVSISTSAILRPPSNSSEEFSGVGGDGLPQMEQWVSQNVKDDYKFLAAEIREVKKRKLEETSNHEVHERCYFCSAVVPFESTEYATCSGVISNNGVNQTHKLQRCAVTLRTLPTNPSWYCMCCQRRASKLAPSILFAMPRYPPNFKSFVESSAHTHTSTPCCPFCGILLDRSQPQYFLSPSPV, encoded by the exons A tgAAAATGTCGGGTGTTACATGCTTTCAATCTGCCGTCTTCACATTGCGGACTGTTTACCCCAACGCCGTCATCTGGTCCGAAGAAAATTTGGTGGCGGTGGCGTGCGGCGCTGCTGTCATAATTTTG AATCCTCATAATCCTAAAGTTCGAGGTGTGATTGTCGTTCCATCTAGCAAGCGCTTTCCCACTGGGAAGATTGATGATGATGGCAGAG GTGCGGATTTGCTAAATGGGTGTTTGCTTCCTTATCATTTATCGCGGGAAACTCGTCCTTGTGCTCGGTCGATTTCTTGGTCTCCTGCAGGTCTTGCTAGCAATGCTGG TTGTTTACTTGCTGTTTGCACCACTGGTGGGCATGTGAAGGTTTATCGCCGTCCACATTGTTCTCTGGAGTGGGTAGAG GTTGTGAACATATCTGAAGCGCTATATAATTACTACAAGAACACCAATTTCGGAGAGTTTCAAATTGTACCTTCAGAGGGTTCTGAT GTTATACCAAGACAAGATACTGCAGATCATAAATGTACTTATGGTACATTTTTTAGAAAGAGTCACAAACATAGAAGACAAAAAGCAGCTGAT ATAGTAACAGAAGACCATGGAAATTTAGGAGAGAAGAACACTTGGCAAATTGTTCCGGTCTCATTCTATGAAGGGAAGCCTTCAGAGGAAGTGACTGAAGAATGTCTCCCATTAATATCTGCACAGCAGTACGCTTCTCGTAATGAAATGCTAATGTCACTTATTGTTGCTTGGTCTCCGATTCTGGAGACATCTGGGAACAATGTTGGTTTACCTTCTAGCTCTTCTAACTGCTGCTCCATTCTTGCTGTTGGTGGAAAGTGCGGTAGAATTTCATTGTGGAGAGTTCGTGCACCCGAGTGCTATTCTAGTGATAATGCTGGGCACTCAGGTGAGGTTTCACTTGTTGGCCTTGTGAAGGCACATGATAGTTGGATTACCGCAATTAGTTGGGTTGGATATGGGTCTAATGTTTCAAAAGCCCAGTTTGCATTGGCTACTGGAAGTTCTGATGGAAG TGTGAAGATCTGGCTGGTAAATGGTGAAAATTTACTCAAGGCATCAGAAGTTAGCAATGATTCATTGTCTTTGTTGAAGGAG GTTGTGACTGTTGATTCTTCTATGATCTCTGTACTTTCACTTACTGTGCCCGCACAATCACCATGGAAATTGTTTTTGGCTATTGGCAAAGCATCTGGATTCCTTGAATTGTGGACCGTTGACACATCCATTGACAAATTTAACAATGTTGGCTGTTATAATGCACATGACCGTACA GTTGCTGGTTTAGCTTGGGCTTTTGATGGATGTTGCTTGTACAGCTGCAGCCAG AACAACTCGTTGAAGAGTTGGGTTTTTTTCGGAGATACTTTGTCTGAAGTGCCAGTTCCCTCTAGTAGTCCTGGTTTGAAGAGCTCCGCAGAT TTTGCTCATGCATTAGACTCTTGCTTTGGTCTGGCGATATCCCCTGGAAATTTGGCAGTTGCTGTG GTTCGCAGTTATGATGTTGATCTATTAGATCCAATGTATGAGGGAAG ATCTCATAAAGCTTCAGTTGAGTTCCTTTGGGTTGGAGGCCAACAATTGGACCCTTCTGTAATTACATCTTCAGAGATGAAAAATGAAACATTTATTGGATTCCCCGAGAAAGAACTTATTTGGTGGGAAAAGAATATACTATGGTGTTTGAACCAGTACGAGAACCTCAACAGGCTTCTGAACATTTTGGATATTGTGGCAGCTCTCCGAGCCTTTAAGCAATCTTCACCCAAGTATGTAGAGCATCTCCTGCTGAAATGGCTGGCATCTTGCTTAGGATCCGAGTTTGAAATTTCTTGTAAATTATTGTCTGAAGCGTTTAAACTTCTGCCCATGCTCTCATCCCGTAAGTTGCACCTCATAAACATTATCAGCAGGCAAGTCATGCTTAAAGAATTCACAACAGAGAGCATGAGTGGCAAAGAGCATGTATTAGATTTAGAAGGCTTAAGTGGCGACAAGAAGGAGCACATAAATTTGTGGATGGACTTGCTACTTAGCTGTGAAAATGAACTCTTGTTGAGGCTTGTCAGTATTAGTACTTCTGCCATTTTAAGGCCACCATCCAACTCATCAGAAGAATTTTCTGGAGTTGGGGGTGATGGATTGCCACAGATGGAGCAGTGGGTTTCGCAAAATGTGAAGGATGATTACAAATTCCTTGCAGCAGAAATTAGAGAGGTTAAGAAGAG GAAACTAGAGGAAACCTCAAACCATGAAGTGCACGAGCGCTGCTACTTCTGTTCAGCAGTTGTGCCATTTGAATCAACAGAGTATGCAACTTGCTCTGGAGTGATAAGCAACAATGGAGTTAATCAAACACACAAGCTTCAAAGGTGTGCAGTTACTCTGCGGACTCTACCTACTAATCCCTCCTGGTACTGTATGTGTTGCCAGAGGCGGGCATCAAAGTTGGCGCCTAGCATTTTGTTTGCCATGCCCAGGTACCCTCCCAATTTCAAGTCTTTCGTAGAGTCTTCTGCTCACACGCATACCTCGACACCATGTTGTCCCTTTTGTGGGATACTTCTAGATAGATCACAACCACAATATTTTCTCTCACCATCCCCGGTATAA
- the LOC130989574 gene encoding uncharacterized protein LOC130989574 isoform X1 yields the protein MSGVTCFQSAVFTLRTVYPNAVIWSEENLVAVACGAAVIILNPHNPKVRGVIVVPSSKRFPTGKIDDDGRGADLLNGCLLPYHLSRETRPCARSISWSPAGLASNAGCLLAVCTTGGHVKVYRRPHCSLEWVEVVNISEALYNYYKNTNFGEFQIVPSEGSDVIPRQDTADHKCTYGTFFRKSHKHRRQKAADIVTEDHGNLGEKNTWQIVPVSFYEGKPSEEVTEECLPLISAQQYASRNEMLMSLIVAWSPILETSGNNVGLPSSSSNCCSILAVGGKCGRISLWRVRAPECYSSDNAGHSGEVSLVGLVKAHDSWITAISWVGYGSNVSKAQFALATGSSDGSVKIWLVNGENLLKASEVSNDSLSLLKEVVTVDSSMISVLSLTVPAQSPWKLFLAIGKASGFLELWTVDTSIDKFNNVGCYNAHDRTVAGLAWAFDGCCLYSCSQNNSLKSWVFFGDTLSEVPVPSSSPGLKSSADFAHALDSCFGLAISPGNLAVAVVRSYDVDLLDPMYEGRSHKASVEFLWVGGQQLDPSVITSSEMKNETFIGFPEKELIWWEKNILWCLNQYENLNRLLNILDIVAALRAFKQSSPKYVEHLLLKWLASCLGSEFEISCKLLSEAFKLLPMLSSRKLHLINIISRQVMLKEFTTESMSGKEHVLDLEGLSGDKKEHINLWMDLLLSCENELLLRLVSISTSAILRPPSNSSEEFSGVGGDGLPQMEQWVSQNVKDDYKFLAAEIREVKKRKLEETSNHEVHERCYFCSAVVPFESTEYATCSGVISNNGVNQTHKLQRCAVTLRTLPTNPSWYCMCCQRRASKLAPSILFAMPRYPPNFKSFVESSAHTHTSTPCCPFCGILLDRSQPQYFLSPSPV from the exons ATGTCGGGTGTTACATGCTTTCAATCTGCCGTCTTCACATTGCGGACTGTTTACCCCAACGCCGTCATCTGGTCCGAAGAAAATTTGGTGGCGGTGGCGTGCGGCGCTGCTGTCATAATTTTG AATCCTCATAATCCTAAAGTTCGAGGTGTGATTGTCGTTCCATCTAGCAAGCGCTTTCCCACTGGGAAGATTGATGATGATGGCAGAG GTGCGGATTTGCTAAATGGGTGTTTGCTTCCTTATCATTTATCGCGGGAAACTCGTCCTTGTGCTCGGTCGATTTCTTGGTCTCCTGCAGGTCTTGCTAGCAATGCTGG TTGTTTACTTGCTGTTTGCACCACTGGTGGGCATGTGAAGGTTTATCGCCGTCCACATTGTTCTCTGGAGTGGGTAGAG GTTGTGAACATATCTGAAGCGCTATATAATTACTACAAGAACACCAATTTCGGAGAGTTTCAAATTGTACCTTCAGAGGGTTCTGAT GTTATACCAAGACAAGATACTGCAGATCATAAATGTACTTATGGTACATTTTTTAGAAAGAGTCACAAACATAGAAGACAAAAAGCAGCTGAT ATAGTAACAGAAGACCATGGAAATTTAGGAGAGAAGAACACTTGGCAAATTGTTCCGGTCTCATTCTATGAAGGGAAGCCTTCAGAGGAAGTGACTGAAGAATGTCTCCCATTAATATCTGCACAGCAGTACGCTTCTCGTAATGAAATGCTAATGTCACTTATTGTTGCTTGGTCTCCGATTCTGGAGACATCTGGGAACAATGTTGGTTTACCTTCTAGCTCTTCTAACTGCTGCTCCATTCTTGCTGTTGGTGGAAAGTGCGGTAGAATTTCATTGTGGAGAGTTCGTGCACCCGAGTGCTATTCTAGTGATAATGCTGGGCACTCAGGTGAGGTTTCACTTGTTGGCCTTGTGAAGGCACATGATAGTTGGATTACCGCAATTAGTTGGGTTGGATATGGGTCTAATGTTTCAAAAGCCCAGTTTGCATTGGCTACTGGAAGTTCTGATGGAAG TGTGAAGATCTGGCTGGTAAATGGTGAAAATTTACTCAAGGCATCAGAAGTTAGCAATGATTCATTGTCTTTGTTGAAGGAG GTTGTGACTGTTGATTCTTCTATGATCTCTGTACTTTCACTTACTGTGCCCGCACAATCACCATGGAAATTGTTTTTGGCTATTGGCAAAGCATCTGGATTCCTTGAATTGTGGACCGTTGACACATCCATTGACAAATTTAACAATGTTGGCTGTTATAATGCACATGACCGTACA GTTGCTGGTTTAGCTTGGGCTTTTGATGGATGTTGCTTGTACAGCTGCAGCCAG AACAACTCGTTGAAGAGTTGGGTTTTTTTCGGAGATACTTTGTCTGAAGTGCCAGTTCCCTCTAGTAGTCCTGGTTTGAAGAGCTCCGCAGAT TTTGCTCATGCATTAGACTCTTGCTTTGGTCTGGCGATATCCCCTGGAAATTTGGCAGTTGCTGTG GTTCGCAGTTATGATGTTGATCTATTAGATCCAATGTATGAGGGAAG ATCTCATAAAGCTTCAGTTGAGTTCCTTTGGGTTGGAGGCCAACAATTGGACCCTTCTGTAATTACATCTTCAGAGATGAAAAATGAAACATTTATTGGATTCCCCGAGAAAGAACTTATTTGGTGGGAAAAGAATATACTATGGTGTTTGAACCAGTACGAGAACCTCAACAGGCTTCTGAACATTTTGGATATTGTGGCAGCTCTCCGAGCCTTTAAGCAATCTTCACCCAAGTATGTAGAGCATCTCCTGCTGAAATGGCTGGCATCTTGCTTAGGATCCGAGTTTGAAATTTCTTGTAAATTATTGTCTGAAGCGTTTAAACTTCTGCCCATGCTCTCATCCCGTAAGTTGCACCTCATAAACATTATCAGCAGGCAAGTCATGCTTAAAGAATTCACAACAGAGAGCATGAGTGGCAAAGAGCATGTATTAGATTTAGAAGGCTTAAGTGGCGACAAGAAGGAGCACATAAATTTGTGGATGGACTTGCTACTTAGCTGTGAAAATGAACTCTTGTTGAGGCTTGTCAGTATTAGTACTTCTGCCATTTTAAGGCCACCATCCAACTCATCAGAAGAATTTTCTGGAGTTGGGGGTGATGGATTGCCACAGATGGAGCAGTGGGTTTCGCAAAATGTGAAGGATGATTACAAATTCCTTGCAGCAGAAATTAGAGAGGTTAAGAAGAG GAAACTAGAGGAAACCTCAAACCATGAAGTGCACGAGCGCTGCTACTTCTGTTCAGCAGTTGTGCCATTTGAATCAACAGAGTATGCAACTTGCTCTGGAGTGATAAGCAACAATGGAGTTAATCAAACACACAAGCTTCAAAGGTGTGCAGTTACTCTGCGGACTCTACCTACTAATCCCTCCTGGTACTGTATGTGTTGCCAGAGGCGGGCATCAAAGTTGGCGCCTAGCATTTTGTTTGCCATGCCCAGGTACCCTCCCAATTTCAAGTCTTTCGTAGAGTCTTCTGCTCACACGCATACCTCGACACCATGTTGTCCCTTTTGTGGGATACTTCTAGATAGATCACAACCACAATATTTTCTCTCACCATCCCCGGTATAA
- the LOC130989575 gene encoding uncharacterized protein LOC130989575 yields MKGKETKRGSSSTNLDSHEPRMDIKSILKDIEFLGSSHMTWKQKKDLENKKVVSLGGKPPKKQRLPLSVARVAMKNQKGREEKMLQERAILGRFGAYSSSSSKKVAERRPAEDRILKSIQGNFRKGVLNVEHLLQPSAPEASNDMGRHPTGKGKKKKKKKKKKKDNGKKSHGKRKGGGGKKRH; encoded by the exons ATGAAGGGGAAAGAAACGAAGAGGGGGTCCTCATCCACTAATTTGGATTCCCACGAACCCAGAATGGACATCAAGTCCATTCTGAAAGATATTGAATTTTTGG GATCCTCACACATGACATGGAAACAGAAAAAGGACTTGGAGAATAAGAAGGTAGTGTCACTTGGTGGAAAG CCTCCAAAGAAACAGAGGTTACCTCTTAGTGTTGCAAGAGTTGCAATGAAGAATCAAAAGggaagagaagaaaaaatgctTCAAGAG AGAGCTATACTCGGAAGGTTTGGAGCCTACAGTAGCAGTAGTTCGAAGAAGGTGGCAGAGAGGCGGCCAGCAGAGGACAGAATTTTGAAGTCGATTCAAGGCAATTTCAGAAAAGGGGTTCTCAACGTCGAACATCTGTTACAACCCTCAGCCCCTGAAGCATCTAACGACATGGGCAGACACCCTACCGGTaaagggaagaagaagaagaagaagaagaagaagaagaaagacaACGGCAAAAAAAGTCATGGCAAGAGAAAGGGTGGTGGTGGTAAGAAGCGTCACTAG